One window from the genome of Pieris napi chromosome 3, ilPieNapi1.2, whole genome shotgun sequence encodes:
- the LOC125063486 gene encoding angiomotin-like protein 2 isoform X1 — translation MGSMRPSGRFMSFANNIQRTQKQPVLFSVPSSFTQSLSGSETDVSTSNENLSREERYVVRHTARVEPQGQENQSQNNNNRNSLKDSVTGSNRNSLKDSVGGGNSNRSSLDVSSSSYNTLIIHNQDDSWSSRPTPIREHERTTSEVKHSNTQSSPYHTLKKSEIKKPSGIPLPKIHKQQEVTASANYIDIGGQRIYTSPPDHGVQEITEIPDDFLNQSSVLKHLAKEVAQSPTPRNTTPPASPHAPRAPSKSREERIKGKAKAKLSKEKLSLSRSQPDLTSVGVRAVPGGSESSGWCSGGEGSLEEDDAFTAVLDALAAENHQLKRQLANACERVSKTSKLEEEVEKVRTAHEDLVGSCERRERLERAARVRLQADCRRLHELNRALKHQVELLSQGVRADADSNSEVLRKELQNREMLIAQLITQNKELACAKERQEIEMSAQRATLQEQRTHIDILDTALTNAQANVVRLEEECRHTSGYVERVRGLQRALASIQQASDRREHTERKLRAQLEKELQTLRKRECTCGGVGSRIGGTEGGEEAELRRQVRERDERLLALEGECAKWEQRYLEEAALRQAAVSAASIPKDAKIAALEKTSAESERLMAEVRSEKIRHMDELHSAQKKVADLESRVKELESKVAERDAMIKVLQKHTSGASLRNNSSREELVGLSSGASFSSTEGVSGTGVSGVSGSGVSVGARYRHLARRNYSPHNDNASGCGFDSTSLRLEEQLAALESRLERPPVPARGLCCFPGLSTVGARAGNGRGEEALLLERQGRASQQTRSSSLPPPPSALPRPPRKPSARNTRYDRLEHRDGRKDSDGSGSIASTASRSSPLPYDTVRKLPSVPTSASLPAAESRESLVRPRDSSLPSPSKLAVYAAARRRSAESAKDNKRTHHYRIQF, via the exons ATGGGCTCCATGCGACCATCAGGACGATTTATGTCATTTGCAAATAACATACAAAGAACACAAAAACAGCCAG TATTGTTTTCAGTTCCGAGTAGTTTTACTCAAAGTCTATCAGGCAGTGAGACAGATGTTTCGACATCTAATGAAAACTTATCAAGAGAAGAGAGATATGTGGTAAGACATACAGCAAGAGTGGAACCCCAGGGACAAGAAAATCAGAGTCAAAATAACAACAATAGGAACTCACTCAAG GACAGTGTCACAGGAAGTAATCGTAATTCATTAAAGGATTCAGTAGGTGGTGGTAATAGCAACAGAAGTTCACTGGATGTGTCCTCTTCCTCTTACAACACACTTATTATTCACAACCAAGATGATTCTTGGTCGTCTCGACCAACACCAATACG agAACATGAACGAACCACAAGTGAAGTGAAACATTCAAACACACAGTCATCCCCATACCATACATTGAAGAAATCAGAGATTAAGAAGCCGAGTGGGATACCATTACCTAAGATACATAAACAGCAAGAAGTGACAGCTAGTGCtaattatatagatattgGGGGTCAACGGATATACACAAGTCCCCCTGACCATGGTGTTCAG GAAATAACAGAAATCCCAGATGACTTCTTGAACCAATCATCTGTATTGAAGCACCTAGCTAAAGAGGTAGCTCAGTCACCTACTCCGCGAAATACGACCCCTCCCGCCTCACCGCATGCCCCCCGAGCGCCCTCCAAGTCAAGGGAGGAACGAATCAAAGGCAAAGCGAAGGCTAAACTGAGCAAGGAGAAGCTCAGTTTGTCAAGGTCACAGCCGGATTTGACCAG TGTGGGAGTCCGAGCAGTACCAGGTGGTTCGGAATCCAGCGGCTGGTGCAGCGGTGGCGAAGGTTCCTTAGAGGAAGACGATGCCTTCACAGCAGTCCTTGATGCATTGGCTGCGGAGAATCATCAGCTCAAACGCCAGCTTGCTAATGCGTGTGAGAGGGTGTCTAAAACCTCTaag TTGGAAGAGGAAGTCGAGAAAGTTCGTACAGCCCACGAAGACTTGGTTGGTTCGTGCGAGCGTCGAGAGAGGCTAGAACGAGCTGCGCGCGTAAGACTACAGGCAGATTGTAGAAGGCTCCATGAACTCAACAGGGCACTCAAACATCAG GTGGAACTGCTGTCTCAAGGCGTGCGTGCTGATGCCGATAGTAACAGCGAAGTGCTTCGTAAGGAGTTACAAAACAGAGAAATGCTTATTGCACAGCTTATTACACaaa ACAAAGAGTTAGCATGCGCAAAGGAGCGTCAGGAGATCGAAATGTCTGCTCAACGTGCGACTTTGCAAGAACAAAGGACCCACATCGATATTCTGGATACAGCACTCACCAATGCGCAGGCTAATGTTGTGAGACTTGAAGAAGAG TGTCGTCACACAAGCGGTTACGTAGAACGGGTGAGGGGACTCCAGCGAGCCTTAGCTTCAATACAACAGGCCTCCGACAGACGAGAACATACTGAGAGGAAGCTACGAGCTCAGTTGGAGAAGGAATTGCAGACACTCCG CAAACGCGAATGCACCTGCGGAGGTGTGGGCAGTCGTATCGGAGGGACCGAAGGAGGTGAAGAAGCAGAACTCCGAAGACAAGTGAGGGAGAGAGACGAACGCCTTCTCGCGTTAGAGGGAGAGTGTGCGAAGTGGGAACAACGGTATTTGGAGGAGGCCGCTTTGAGGCAGGCCGCTGTTTCCGCCGCGTCTATACCCAA GGACGCAAAGATAGCAGCTTTGGAGAAAACTTCAGCGGAATCTGAGCGCCTAATGGCTGAAGTGCGCAGCGAAAAGATACGTCACATGGACGAACTTCACTCTGCACAGAAAAAGGTCGCTGACCTCGAAAGCAG AGTGAAAGAGTTGGAATCCAAGGTGGCTGAACGAGACGCGATGATCAAAGTCCTGCAGAAACATACGAGTGGTGCTTCCCTAAGGAATAATTCCAGTCGCGAAGAATTAG TGGGTTTATCTTCCGGAGCATCATTCTCTAGTACGGAAGGTGTGAGCGGGACAGGTGTATCGGGAGTGAGCGGGTCGGGCGTATCGGTGGGCGCACGTTATCGCCATCTCGCTCGGAGAAATTATTCCCCGCACAATGATAATGCCAGCG GATGCGGTTTCGACAGCACATCTCTTCGCCTAGAAGAGCAGTTGGCAGCACTGGAGTCCCGCCTGGAGCGGCCACCTGTGCCCGCC AGGGGTCTATGCTGTTTCCCCGGACTGAGCACAGTTGGGGCTCGTGCTGGTAACGGACGTGGAGAAGAAGCCCTGCTCTTGGAACGTCAGGGACGGGCCTCACAGCAGACCAGGTCATCAAGTCTTCCGCCGCCACCGTCTGCTCTGCCACGCCCACCCCGAAAGCCTTCTGCTCGTAACACCAGATATGATCGCCTGGAACATAGAGATGGTCGtaaa GACTCAGACGGCTCTGGATCGATTGCTTCTACTGCCTCACGCAGCTCACCTTTGCCATATGACACAGTTCGAAAGCTACCATCAGTGCCAACATCCGCTTCTCTGCCAGCTGCTGAATCCAGGGAATCGCTGGTTCGACCTCGGGATTCGAGTCTCCCTTCACCATCAAAGCTTGCTGTATATGCGGCAGCTAGACGCCGGTCCGCTGAATCCGCCAAAGATAACAAACGGACGCACCACTATCGTAttcagttttaa
- the LOC125063486 gene encoding angiomotin-like protein 2 isoform X2, whose protein sequence is MGSMRPSGRFMSFANNIQRTQKQPVPSSFTQSLSGSETDVSTSNENLSREERYVVRHTARVEPQGQENQSQNNNNRNSLKDSVTGSNRNSLKDSVGGGNSNRSSLDVSSSSYNTLIIHNQDDSWSSRPTPIREHERTTSEVKHSNTQSSPYHTLKKSEIKKPSGIPLPKIHKQQEVTASANYIDIGGQRIYTSPPDHGVQEITEIPDDFLNQSSVLKHLAKEVAQSPTPRNTTPPASPHAPRAPSKSREERIKGKAKAKLSKEKLSLSRSQPDLTSVGVRAVPGGSESSGWCSGGEGSLEEDDAFTAVLDALAAENHQLKRQLANACERVSKTSKLEEEVEKVRTAHEDLVGSCERRERLERAARVRLQADCRRLHELNRALKHQVELLSQGVRADADSNSEVLRKELQNREMLIAQLITQNKELACAKERQEIEMSAQRATLQEQRTHIDILDTALTNAQANVVRLEEECRHTSGYVERVRGLQRALASIQQASDRREHTERKLRAQLEKELQTLRKRECTCGGVGSRIGGTEGGEEAELRRQVRERDERLLALEGECAKWEQRYLEEAALRQAAVSAASIPKDAKIAALEKTSAESERLMAEVRSEKIRHMDELHSAQKKVADLESRVKELESKVAERDAMIKVLQKHTSGASLRNNSSREELVGLSSGASFSSTEGVSGTGVSGVSGSGVSVGARYRHLARRNYSPHNDNASGCGFDSTSLRLEEQLAALESRLERPPVPARGLCCFPGLSTVGARAGNGRGEEALLLERQGRASQQTRSSSLPPPPSALPRPPRKPSARNTRYDRLEHRDGRKDSDGSGSIASTASRSSPLPYDTVRKLPSVPTSASLPAAESRESLVRPRDSSLPSPSKLAVYAAARRRSAESAKDNKRTHHYRIQF, encoded by the exons ATGGGCTCCATGCGACCATCAGGACGATTTATGTCATTTGCAAATAACATACAAAGAACACAAAAACAGCCAG TTCCGAGTAGTTTTACTCAAAGTCTATCAGGCAGTGAGACAGATGTTTCGACATCTAATGAAAACTTATCAAGAGAAGAGAGATATGTGGTAAGACATACAGCAAGAGTGGAACCCCAGGGACAAGAAAATCAGAGTCAAAATAACAACAATAGGAACTCACTCAAG GACAGTGTCACAGGAAGTAATCGTAATTCATTAAAGGATTCAGTAGGTGGTGGTAATAGCAACAGAAGTTCACTGGATGTGTCCTCTTCCTCTTACAACACACTTATTATTCACAACCAAGATGATTCTTGGTCGTCTCGACCAACACCAATACG agAACATGAACGAACCACAAGTGAAGTGAAACATTCAAACACACAGTCATCCCCATACCATACATTGAAGAAATCAGAGATTAAGAAGCCGAGTGGGATACCATTACCTAAGATACATAAACAGCAAGAAGTGACAGCTAGTGCtaattatatagatattgGGGGTCAACGGATATACACAAGTCCCCCTGACCATGGTGTTCAG GAAATAACAGAAATCCCAGATGACTTCTTGAACCAATCATCTGTATTGAAGCACCTAGCTAAAGAGGTAGCTCAGTCACCTACTCCGCGAAATACGACCCCTCCCGCCTCACCGCATGCCCCCCGAGCGCCCTCCAAGTCAAGGGAGGAACGAATCAAAGGCAAAGCGAAGGCTAAACTGAGCAAGGAGAAGCTCAGTTTGTCAAGGTCACAGCCGGATTTGACCAG TGTGGGAGTCCGAGCAGTACCAGGTGGTTCGGAATCCAGCGGCTGGTGCAGCGGTGGCGAAGGTTCCTTAGAGGAAGACGATGCCTTCACAGCAGTCCTTGATGCATTGGCTGCGGAGAATCATCAGCTCAAACGCCAGCTTGCTAATGCGTGTGAGAGGGTGTCTAAAACCTCTaag TTGGAAGAGGAAGTCGAGAAAGTTCGTACAGCCCACGAAGACTTGGTTGGTTCGTGCGAGCGTCGAGAGAGGCTAGAACGAGCTGCGCGCGTAAGACTACAGGCAGATTGTAGAAGGCTCCATGAACTCAACAGGGCACTCAAACATCAG GTGGAACTGCTGTCTCAAGGCGTGCGTGCTGATGCCGATAGTAACAGCGAAGTGCTTCGTAAGGAGTTACAAAACAGAGAAATGCTTATTGCACAGCTTATTACACaaa ACAAAGAGTTAGCATGCGCAAAGGAGCGTCAGGAGATCGAAATGTCTGCTCAACGTGCGACTTTGCAAGAACAAAGGACCCACATCGATATTCTGGATACAGCACTCACCAATGCGCAGGCTAATGTTGTGAGACTTGAAGAAGAG TGTCGTCACACAAGCGGTTACGTAGAACGGGTGAGGGGACTCCAGCGAGCCTTAGCTTCAATACAACAGGCCTCCGACAGACGAGAACATACTGAGAGGAAGCTACGAGCTCAGTTGGAGAAGGAATTGCAGACACTCCG CAAACGCGAATGCACCTGCGGAGGTGTGGGCAGTCGTATCGGAGGGACCGAAGGAGGTGAAGAAGCAGAACTCCGAAGACAAGTGAGGGAGAGAGACGAACGCCTTCTCGCGTTAGAGGGAGAGTGTGCGAAGTGGGAACAACGGTATTTGGAGGAGGCCGCTTTGAGGCAGGCCGCTGTTTCCGCCGCGTCTATACCCAA GGACGCAAAGATAGCAGCTTTGGAGAAAACTTCAGCGGAATCTGAGCGCCTAATGGCTGAAGTGCGCAGCGAAAAGATACGTCACATGGACGAACTTCACTCTGCACAGAAAAAGGTCGCTGACCTCGAAAGCAG AGTGAAAGAGTTGGAATCCAAGGTGGCTGAACGAGACGCGATGATCAAAGTCCTGCAGAAACATACGAGTGGTGCTTCCCTAAGGAATAATTCCAGTCGCGAAGAATTAG TGGGTTTATCTTCCGGAGCATCATTCTCTAGTACGGAAGGTGTGAGCGGGACAGGTGTATCGGGAGTGAGCGGGTCGGGCGTATCGGTGGGCGCACGTTATCGCCATCTCGCTCGGAGAAATTATTCCCCGCACAATGATAATGCCAGCG GATGCGGTTTCGACAGCACATCTCTTCGCCTAGAAGAGCAGTTGGCAGCACTGGAGTCCCGCCTGGAGCGGCCACCTGTGCCCGCC AGGGGTCTATGCTGTTTCCCCGGACTGAGCACAGTTGGGGCTCGTGCTGGTAACGGACGTGGAGAAGAAGCCCTGCTCTTGGAACGTCAGGGACGGGCCTCACAGCAGACCAGGTCATCAAGTCTTCCGCCGCCACCGTCTGCTCTGCCACGCCCACCCCGAAAGCCTTCTGCTCGTAACACCAGATATGATCGCCTGGAACATAGAGATGGTCGtaaa GACTCAGACGGCTCTGGATCGATTGCTTCTACTGCCTCACGCAGCTCACCTTTGCCATATGACACAGTTCGAAAGCTACCATCAGTGCCAACATCCGCTTCTCTGCCAGCTGCTGAATCCAGGGAATCGCTGGTTCGACCTCGGGATTCGAGTCTCCCTTCACCATCAAAGCTTGCTGTATATGCGGCAGCTAGACGCCGGTCCGCTGAATCCGCCAAAGATAACAAACGGACGCACCACTATCGTAttcagttttaa
- the LOC125063753 gene encoding thiosulfate:glutathione sulfurtransferase-like has protein sequence MIGCILSRRALATSYQVLKLLSNQSLTSSTRRSLQSFNYPSLKNSLVRTYSEQVKVEDVAVDFDYVKKAINNRNILIIDVREPNEITEHGKIPNSINIPLGNVTSVLSTMPENEFAKQYNKPKPSDDSEIIFFCMIGKRSGMAQQNALNLGYKNAKNYLGSYTDWASKTQ, from the exons ATGATCGGTTGTATTTTATCTCGCCGGGCATTGGCGACATCTTATCaagttttgaaattattatcaaatcaaaGTTTGACTTCATCAACCAGAAGATCGCTGCAAT cTTTTAACTAtccaagtttaaaaaattcactaGTTCGTACCTATTCAGAACAAGTTAAAGTTGAAGATGTTGCAGTTGACTTTGACTATGTTAagaaagcaataaataatCGCAATATCCTAATAATTGATGTTCGGGAACCCAATGAAATTACGGAACATGGAAAAATTCCAAATAGTATTAATATACCAT TGGGCAATGTAACATCTGTACTTAGTACTATGCCAGAAAATGAATTTgctaaacaatataataaaccGAAACCCTCAGATGatagtgaaataatttttttttgtatgattgGCAAAAGATCGGGTATGGCTCAGCAGAATGCTCTCAACCTTGGTTACAAAAA TGCTAAGAATTATCTTGGAAGTTATACAGATTGGGCAAGTAAAACACAGTGA
- the LOC125063723 gene encoding thiosulfate sulfurtransferase/rhodanese-like domain-containing protein 3 isoform X1, whose protein sequence is MESALINAVFAIGIVCLANLSPHHLVCSKIDDSTMVDPVRFVNYEDMLKVIHEPEKVIIDVRNPDEVESTGKIPSSINIPLSTVSDTLASMPDDEFLKQYQRAKPSASDELIFYCKSGRRSQEALDKALKLGFSNSKSYLGSWEDWSSKQK, encoded by the exons ATGGAGAGTGCGCTTATAAATGCCGTTTTTGCTATTGGTATAGTGTGCCTGGCAAATCTATCTCCCCACCATTTGGTCTgctcaaagatcgatgacag CACAATGGTCGACCCGGTGAGATTTGTGAATTATGAAGACATGTTGAAAGTTATTCACGAGCCCGAGAAAGTGATTATTGATGTGCGCAATCCAGATGAAGTTGAATCAACTGGCAAAATTCCTTCCAGTATAAATATACCTT TAAGCACTGTATCCGACACTCTTGCGTCGATGCCTGACGATGAATTCCTGAAACAGTACCAACGAGCAAAGCCGTCAGCATCTGACGAGTTAATATTCTACTGCAAATCCGGGAGACGTTCACAAGAGGCCCTTGACAAAGCATTAAAACTGGGATTTTCAAA ttccaAGTCATACTTAGGAAGTTGGGAGGACTGGTCAAGCAAACAGAAGTAA
- the LOC125063723 gene encoding thiosulfate sulfurtransferase/rhodanese-like domain-containing protein 3 isoform X2 produces the protein MGNSNSNSTMVDPVRFVNYEDMLKVIHEPEKVIIDVRNPDEVESTGKIPSSINIPLSTVSDTLASMPDDEFLKQYQRAKPSASDELIFYCKSGRRSQEALDKALKLGFSNSKSYLGSWEDWSSKQK, from the exons atgGGTAATTCAAATAGCAATAG CACAATGGTCGACCCGGTGAGATTTGTGAATTATGAAGACATGTTGAAAGTTATTCACGAGCCCGAGAAAGTGATTATTGATGTGCGCAATCCAGATGAAGTTGAATCAACTGGCAAAATTCCTTCCAGTATAAATATACCTT TAAGCACTGTATCCGACACTCTTGCGTCGATGCCTGACGATGAATTCCTGAAACAGTACCAACGAGCAAAGCCGTCAGCATCTGACGAGTTAATATTCTACTGCAAATCCGGGAGACGTTCACAAGAGGCCCTTGACAAAGCATTAAAACTGGGATTTTCAAA ttccaAGTCATACTTAGGAAGTTGGGAGGACTGGTCAAGCAAACAGAAGTAA